From a region of the Streptacidiphilus albus JL83 genome:
- a CDS encoding substrate-binding domain-containing protein, with product MRESVEQRHERILQIVRGHGSMRVTELAAEVGSSLETIRRDVIALAEVGRLRRLHGKVSWPTATLNARDARLARRAPAAASGPLLGMVVPVAGYFYQGVIQGARAAAAAAGTRLLVGITEYSSERFAQQVANMVRAGADGLLLTPSWEPGGPTGAECEELTRLQVPAVLLERRVPVGSPGTELDRVGSDHAEGAAMAVRHLAGLGHRRIALLLRASHTEPALRLGYAAAMRALDLPEDDLRGKAAPVGAGRTESFEEELPRLLALIQSGEVRAALVHTDTDAVNLLQRLAAEGIRVPQDFALVSYDDELAAVADVPLTAVAPLKHAVGEAAANQLLLRIADPARQRTHIELLPELKVRDSCGAALVAARPSSVD from the coding sequence ATGCGCGAGAGCGTGGAGCAGCGGCACGAGCGGATCCTGCAGATCGTGCGGGGGCACGGCAGCATGCGGGTGACCGAACTGGCGGCGGAGGTCGGCAGCTCGCTGGAGACCATCCGCCGGGACGTGATCGCCCTGGCCGAGGTCGGTCGGCTGCGCCGGCTGCACGGCAAGGTGAGCTGGCCGACGGCCACGCTGAACGCGAGGGACGCCCGGCTGGCCCGCCGGGCCCCGGCGGCGGCGTCCGGTCCGCTGCTGGGCATGGTGGTGCCGGTCGCGGGCTACTTCTACCAGGGGGTCATCCAGGGCGCCCGGGCCGCCGCCGCGGCGGCGGGCACCAGGCTGCTGGTGGGCATCACCGAGTACAGCTCCGAGCGCTTCGCCCAGCAGGTCGCGAACATGGTCCGGGCGGGGGCGGACGGGCTGCTGCTCACCCCCAGCTGGGAGCCGGGCGGCCCGACCGGCGCCGAGTGCGAGGAGCTGACCCGCCTTCAGGTCCCGGCGGTGCTGCTGGAGCGGCGGGTACCGGTGGGCAGCCCCGGCACCGAGCTGGACCGGGTGGGCTCCGACCACGCCGAGGGCGCGGCCATGGCGGTCCGGCACCTGGCCGGGCTCGGCCACCGGCGGATCGCGCTGCTGCTCCGCGCCTCGCACACCGAGCCCGCCCTCCGGCTCGGCTACGCCGCGGCGATGCGGGCGCTGGACCTGCCCGAGGACGACCTGCGCGGGAAGGCGGCCCCGGTCGGGGCCGGCCGGACCGAGTCCTTCGAGGAGGAACTGCCCAGGCTGCTGGCGCTGATCCAGTCCGGCGAGGTGCGGGCGGCCCTCGTCCACACCGACACCGACGCCGTCAACCTGCTCCAGCGGCTGGCGGCCGAGGGCATCCGGGTCCCCCAGGACTTCGCCCTGGTCAGCTACGACGACGAGCTGGCGGCGGTCGCGGACGTCCCGCTGACCGCCGTCGCCCCGCTCAAGCACGCGGTCGGCGAGGCCGCCGCCAACCAGTTGCTGCTCCGGATCGCCGACCCGGCCCGCCAGCGCACCCACATCGAGCTGCTGCCGGAGCTCAAGGTGCGGGACTCCTGCGGGGCCGCGCTGGTCGCTGCCCGACCAAGCTCTGTGGATTGA
- a CDS encoding polysaccharide lyase family 8 super-sandwich domain-containing protein, which produces MSPAHASGPATPDPTPAAAGPTRRSVLALGGLAFGALALPLGLPQWAAAATDPYAALRTAWTGYLSGGAIDPTNPVYAPALAGLSNLAQAYLGSVQTGAGSGSLWADLPLGAVSANITSTFGRLRTLALAYVTPGTGCTGSATLARTVTAGLDFMAAGAYAPAVAPYNNWWDWQIGSSQALGDTAVLMYGQLTAAQIASYCACIDAFVPDPTKQLIIGSGSTTSTGANRLDECRAVIVRGALGGSGTKIAAGVAALSPALPDVIYGDGLYADGSFQQHGGVAYTGTYGAIFFTDIVALVLMLQGSAWAVTDSDLAQVLTGVANGFVPVVHNGLMLDAVRGRAVSRYNETDASDGFAAAITLLNWASASTDSAQAASWQSVAKGWLQRNTVVTVASTTSAIVNNTTGATVTVSGASVASVALAESVLGDSSIAAAPEPTVHQQFPNMARAVHRRPGWAYALSMCSRSVQRYEVINGENLHGWYTGDGMGYLYLDSDISQFDDAFWDTVNAYQLPGTTVDTGTLANSAGATTKPNTTWVGGSVLAGSYGAVGMQLQACSTDLTAVKSWFCLDDAVVALGAGITSTSGNPVVTVVENRNLHAGGSATLSINGTAQSTAPGWTSTVSGVHHASVGGVAGYCFLWPTGANNVQFALTEQTGNWSSVNSLAPTTLADDSRPYLSIVCGHGADPSGATYSYVLLPGATEARTAAYSAAPPVSVLANTPQVQAIIDSALGVTMANFFAAGTAGTLTVNAPASVSTQTSGTTLTIAVADPSWSSATVQVGVSVPGYTSVVSADPTVTVLSTSGGSVQLLVETGGSRGASHSVTLSGTGAAPAPATATLLAPTDNAYVRGGSYASQNFAGSTTMAVKNSTGAYDRIALLKFSTAAISGTVARAILWVNGYVADSGGSQTGLTAYGTSTDSWTEAAVTFTDAPALTTAYGSGQLSDTADWVGLDVTALVAAGADGLASVGVSQPSAGLAVLLATKEGSAATAPVLQVITH; this is translated from the coding sequence ATGAGCCCCGCCCACGCATCCGGCCCCGCCACCCCCGACCCGACCCCGGCCGCTGCCGGGCCGACCCGCAGGAGCGTGCTGGCCCTCGGCGGACTGGCGTTCGGCGCGCTCGCACTGCCGCTGGGCCTCCCGCAGTGGGCCGCGGCGGCCACCGACCCCTACGCCGCCCTGCGGACGGCCTGGACCGGGTACCTCTCCGGCGGGGCGATCGACCCGACCAACCCGGTCTACGCCCCGGCGCTGGCCGGCCTGAGCAACCTGGCCCAGGCGTACCTCGGCTCCGTCCAGACCGGCGCGGGATCCGGCTCGCTCTGGGCCGACCTGCCGCTGGGCGCCGTCTCCGCCAACATCACCAGCACCTTCGGCCGACTGCGGACCCTGGCCCTGGCGTACGTCACGCCCGGCACCGGCTGCACCGGCAGCGCGACCCTGGCCCGGACCGTCACCGCGGGCCTGGACTTCATGGCCGCCGGCGCCTACGCGCCCGCCGTCGCCCCCTACAACAACTGGTGGGACTGGCAGATAGGCAGCTCCCAGGCGCTCGGTGACACCGCCGTGCTGATGTACGGTCAGCTGACGGCAGCCCAGATCGCGTCCTACTGCGCGTGCATCGACGCCTTCGTGCCCGACCCCACCAAGCAGCTGATCATCGGCTCCGGCAGCACCACGTCCACCGGGGCCAACCGGCTGGACGAGTGTCGGGCGGTGATCGTGCGCGGCGCGCTCGGCGGGAGCGGCACGAAGATCGCCGCCGGGGTGGCCGCCCTCTCCCCGGCGCTGCCGGACGTGATCTACGGCGACGGCCTCTACGCCGACGGCTCCTTCCAGCAGCACGGCGGCGTCGCGTACACCGGCACCTACGGCGCGATCTTCTTCACCGACATCGTCGCCCTGGTGCTGATGCTCCAGGGCTCGGCCTGGGCGGTCACCGACTCCGACCTGGCGCAGGTCCTCACCGGCGTCGCCAACGGCTTCGTGCCCGTGGTCCACAACGGGCTGATGCTGGACGCCGTCCGCGGGCGGGCGGTGTCGCGCTACAACGAGACCGACGCCAGCGATGGATTCGCCGCCGCCATCACCCTGCTGAACTGGGCCAGCGCGAGCACCGACAGTGCTCAGGCCGCCAGTTGGCAGTCGGTCGCCAAGGGCTGGCTGCAGCGCAACACGGTGGTCACCGTCGCCTCCACCACCAGTGCCATCGTCAACAACACCACCGGCGCGACGGTGACCGTCTCCGGAGCCTCCGTCGCCTCGGTCGCGCTGGCGGAGTCGGTCCTGGGCGACTCCTCCATCGCCGCGGCACCCGAGCCGACCGTGCACCAGCAGTTCCCCAACATGGCCCGGGCCGTCCACCGGCGGCCGGGCTGGGCCTACGCGCTGTCGATGTGCTCGCGCTCCGTCCAGCGCTACGAGGTGATCAACGGCGAGAACCTGCACGGCTGGTACACCGGCGACGGCATGGGCTACCTCTACCTGGACAGCGACATCTCCCAGTTCGACGACGCCTTCTGGGACACCGTGAACGCCTATCAGCTGCCCGGGACCACCGTCGACACCGGTACCCTCGCCAACTCGGCCGGGGCGACCACCAAGCCGAACACCACCTGGGTCGGCGGATCGGTGCTGGCCGGCAGCTACGGGGCCGTCGGCATGCAACTCCAGGCCTGCTCGACCGATCTGACGGCGGTGAAGTCCTGGTTCTGCCTGGACGACGCCGTGGTCGCCCTGGGCGCCGGGATCACCTCCACCAGCGGCAACCCGGTGGTGACCGTGGTGGAGAACCGCAACCTGCACGCGGGCGGCAGCGCCACCCTGTCGATCAACGGCACCGCCCAGTCCACCGCGCCGGGCTGGACCAGCACCGTCAGCGGGGTGCACCACGCCTCCGTCGGCGGCGTCGCGGGCTACTGCTTCCTCTGGCCGACCGGGGCCAACAACGTCCAGTTCGCGCTGACCGAGCAGACCGGGAACTGGAGCAGCGTCAACTCCCTCGCGCCCACCACGCTGGCCGACGACAGCCGGCCCTATCTCAGCATCGTCTGCGGCCACGGGGCCGACCCCAGCGGCGCCACCTACTCCTACGTGCTGCTGCCCGGGGCGACCGAGGCCCGGACCGCCGCCTACTCGGCCGCGCCCCCGGTGAGCGTCCTGGCCAACACCCCCCAGGTGCAGGCGATCATCGACTCCGCCCTGGGGGTGACCATGGCCAACTTCTTCGCCGCCGGAACCGCGGGCACGCTCACCGTCAACGCCCCGGCCTCGGTCTCCACCCAGACCTCGGGCACCACGCTGACCATCGCGGTGGCGGACCCCAGTTGGTCCTCGGCCACCGTGCAGGTCGGCGTCTCCGTCCCCGGCTACACCTCGGTCGTCTCCGCCGACCCCACCGTCACCGTGCTCTCCACCTCGGGCGGGAGCGTCCAACTGCTGGTGGAGACCGGCGGATCACGCGGGGCCAGCCACAGCGTGACCCTGTCCGGCACCGGCGCCGCACCCGCCCCGGCCACCGCGACGCTGCTCGCCCCGACCGACAACGCCTATGTGCGCGGCGGGAGTTACGCGTCCCAGAACTTCGCCGGCAGTACCACCATGGCCGTCAAGAACTCCACCGGGGCCTACGACCGGATCGCCCTGCTGAAGTTCTCCACCGCCGCGATCAGCGGAACCGTCGCCCGGGCGATCCTCTGGGTCAACGGCTACGTCGCCGACTCCGGCGGCAGCCAGACCGGCCTGACGGCCTACGGCACCAGCACGGACAGCTGGACCGAGGCCGCCGTCACCTTCACCGACGCACCCGCCCTCACCACGGCCTACGGCAGCGGCCAGCTCAGCGACACCGCCGACTGGGTCGGCCTGGACGTCACCGCCCTGGTCGCGGCCGGCGCCGACGGCCTCGCCTCCGTCGGCGTCTCGCAGCCGAGCGCGGGGCTGGCCGTCCTGCTGGCCACCAAGGAGGGGAGTGCGGCCACCGCCCCGGTGCTCCAGGTGATCACCCACTGA